A genomic region of Equus caballus isolate H_3958 breed thoroughbred chromosome 1, TB-T2T, whole genome shotgun sequence contains the following coding sequences:
- the GDF2 gene encoding growth/differentiation factor 2, whose translation MCRGALRVALLALLACSAQGKPLESRGRAAGGGDAHRPRGGPGGEQEAGTFDLRMFLENMKVDFLRSLNLSGVPSQDKTRAEPPQYMIDLYNRYTTDKSSTPTSNIVRSFSVEDAVSVMATEDLSFQKHILFFNVSIPRHEQITRAELRLHISCQSHVDSSHELKGNMVIYDVLDGADAWDTSMGTKTFLVSQDIRDEGWETFEVSSAVKRWVRADSTKSKNKLEVTVESHRKGCDRLDISVPPGSKNLPFFVVFSNDRSNGTKETRLELREMIGHEQESVLRKLSKDGLAEADENKDEEDVEGSMAAGSSLARRKRSAGAGNHCQKTSLRVNFEDIGWDSWIIAPKEYDAYECKGGCFFPLADDVTPTKHAIVQTLVHLKFPMKVGKACCVPTKLSPISILYKDDMGVPTLKYHYEGMSVAECGCR comes from the exons ATGTGCCGCGGGGCGCTACGGGTGGCCTTGCTCGCCCTGCTGGCCTGCTCCGCTCAGGGGAAGCCGCTGGAGAGCCGGGGGCGAGCAGCAGGCGGGGGAGATGCCCACCGCCCACGAGGGGGGCCTggaggtgagcaggaggcaggcaCCTTCGACCTGAGGATGTTCCTGGAGAACATGAAGGTGGATTTCCTGCGCAGCCTCAACCTGAGCGGGGTCCCCTCCCAGGACAAAACGCGAGCTGAGCCGCCCCAGTACATGATCGACCTGTACAACAGATACACCACCGACAAGTCGTCCACCCCCACGTCCAACATCGTGCGCAGCTTCAGCGTGGAAG ATGCCGTCTCTGTAATGGCCACAGAAGACCTCTCCTTCCAGAAGCACATCTTGTTCTTTAACGTCTCCATCCCCAGGCACGAGCAGATCACAAGGGCCGAGCTGCGGCTGCACATCTCCTGTCAAAGTCACGTGGACTCCTCTCACGAGCTGAAAGGCAACATGGTCATTTACGATGTTCTGGATGGAGCAGACGCCTGGGACACCTCCATGGGGACAAAGACCTTCCTGGTGTCCCAGGACATTCGGGACGAGGGCTGGGAGACCTTTGAAGTCTCCAGCGCCGTGAAGCGGTGGGTCAGGGCAGACTCCaccaagagcaaaaataaactgGAAGTGACCGTGGAGAGCCACAGGAAGGGTTGTGACAGGCTGGATATCAGTGTCCCCCCGGGCTCCAAAAACCTGCCCTTCTTCGTCGTCTTCTCCAATGACCGCAGCAACGGGACCAAGGAGACCAGGCTGGAGCTCAGGGAGATGATCGGCCATGAGCAGGAGAGTGTGCTCAGGAAGTTGTCCAAGGACGGTCTGGCAGAGGCGGATGAGAACAAGGACGAGGAGGATGTGGAAGGCTCCATGGCTGCGGGGTCGTCTTTAGCCAGACGGAAGAGGAGCGCTGGGGCCGGCAACCACTGTCAGAAGACCTCCCTTCGGGTGAACTTCGAGGACATCGgctgggacagctggatcatTGCACCCAAGGAGTACGATGCCTATGAATGCAAAGGCGGCTGCTTCTTCCCCCTGGCTGATGACGTGACGCCAACGAAACATGCCATTGTGCAGACCCTGGTGCATCTCAAGTTCCCCATGAAGGTGGGCAAGGCCTGCTGCGTGCCCACCAAACTGAGCCCCATCTCCATCCTCTACAAGGATGACATGGGGGTCCCCACCCTCAAGTACCACTACGAAGGGATGAGCGTGGCAGAGTGTGGGTGCAGGTAG
- the GDF10 gene encoding growth/differentiation factor 10 produces the protein MARGPARTSPGPGPQLLPLLPLLLLLLRDAGGSHTVPARSALPAAADGLVGHKDAQWPLGDAAAALGPGARDMVAVHMLRLYEKYSRRGARPGGGNTVRSFRARLEVVNQKAVYFFNLTSMQDSEMILTATFHFYSEPRWPQAREVPCKQRAKNASCRLLPPGPPARQHLLFRSLSQNTATQGLLRGAMALAPPPRGLWQAKDISPIVKAARRDGELLLSAQLDAGEKDPGVPRPSPHAPYILVYANDLAISEPNSVAVTLQRYDPFQTGDPEPGAAPNSSADPRVRRATQVTGPLQDNELPGLDERPAHGPHAQPYHKHELWPSPFRALKSRPGRKDRRRKGQDAFAASSQVLDFDEKTMQKARRKQWDEPRVCSRRYLKVDFADIGWNEWIISPKSFDAYYCAGACEFPMPKIVRPSNHATIQSIVRAVGIVPGIPEPCCVPDKMNSLGVLFLDENRNVVLKVYPNMSVETCACR, from the exons ATGGCTCGTGGCCCCGCTCGGACCAGCCCAGGACCGGGACCCCAActgctgccgctgctgccgctgcttctgctgctgcttcggGACGCGGGCGGCAGCCACACGGTCCCTGCCCGCTCCGCCCTGCCAGCGGCCGCCGACGGCCTGGTGGGGCACAAGGATGCCCAGTGGCCCCTGGGGGACGCGGCCGCCGCTCTGGGCCCCGGTGCTCGGGACATGGTCGCTGTCCACATGCTCCGGCTTTATGAGAAATACAGCCGAAGGGGCGCGCGGCCGGGAGGGGGCAACACGGTCCGCAGCTTCCGGGCCCGTCTGG AAGTGGTCAACCAGAAGGCCGTGTATTTCTTCAACCTGACTTCCATGCAGGACTCGGAAATGATCCTCACGGCCACCTTCCACTTCTACTCGGAGCCCAGGTGGCCCCAGGCACGTGAGGTGCCGTGCAAGCAGCGCGCCAAGAACGCGTCCTGCCGCCTGCTGCCCCCGGGCCCGCCTGCCCGCCAGCACCTGCTCTTCCGCAGCCTCTCGCAGAACACAGCCACGCAGGGGCTGCTCCGTGGGGCCATGGCCCTGGCGCCCCCGCCACGGGGCCTGTGGCAAGCCAAGGACATCTCCCCCATCGTCAAGGCGGCCCGCCGGGATGGCGAGCTGCTCCTCTCCGCCCAGCTGGATGCTGGGGAGAAGGACCCGGGGgtgcccaggcccagcccccatGCGCCCTACATCCTCGTCTACGCCAACGACCTGGCCATCTCAGAGCCCAACAGCGTGGCAGTGACACTGCAGAGATATGACCCCTTTCAAACTGGAGACCCGGAGCCCGGCGCAGCCCCCAACAGTTCGGCAGACCCCCGTGTGCGGCGGGCCACGCAGGTCACCGGGCCCCTTCAGGACAACGAGCTGCCGGGGCTGGACGAGAGGCCGGCGCACGGCCCCCACGCCCAGCCCTACCACAAGCACGAGCTGTGGCCCAGCCCCTTCCGCGCCCTCAAGTCCCGGCCGGGACGCAAGGACCGCAGGAGGAAGGGCCAGGATGCGTTCGCGGCCTCCTCGCAGGTGCTGGACTTCGACGAGAAGACGATGCAGAAAGCCCGGAGGAAGCAGTGGGACGAGCCGAGGGTCTGCTCCCGGAGGTATCTGAAGGTGGACTTCGCAGACATCGGGTGGAATGAATGGATCATCTCGCCCAAGTCTTTCGACGCTTACTACTGCGCAGGCGCCTGTGAGTTCCCCATGCCCAAG ATCGTCCGCCCGTCCAACCACGCCACCATCCAGAGCATCGTCAGAGCTGTGGGCATCGTCCCGGGCATCCCAGAGCCTTGCTGCGTCCCCGACAAGATGAACTCTCTTGGGGTCCTCTTCCTGGATGAGAACCGGAATGTGGTTCTGAAGGTGTACCCCAATATGTCCGTGGAGACCTGTGCCTGCCGGTAA